In the Mauremys mutica isolate MM-2020 ecotype Southern chromosome 13, ASM2049712v1, whole genome shotgun sequence genome, one interval contains:
- the LOC123348673 gene encoding bladder cancer-associated protein codes for MYCLQWLLPVLLIPKPLNPALWFSHSMFMGFYLLSFLLERKPCTICALVFLAALFLICYSCWGNCFLYHCSGSQLPESAHDPSIVGT; via the coding sequence ATGTACTGCCTTCAGTGGTTATTGCCTGTCCTCCTCATTCCTAAACCCCTCAACCCAGCTTTGTGGTTCAGTCACTCAATGTTCATGGGCTTCTATCTGCTGAGTTTCCTCCTGGAGCGGAAGCCATGCACAATCTGTGCCTTGGTCTTCCTGGCAGCCTTGTTCCTCATCTGCTACAGCTGCTGGGGGAACTGCTTCTTGTATCACTGCAGTGGCTCCCAACTGCCTGAGTCTGCTCATGATCCCAGCATAGTCGGTACCTAA